From Humibacter ginsenosidimutans, a single genomic window includes:
- a CDS encoding phage tail protein, giving the protein MPYAVDFVNVSTTGLESSPFADALAGLRANEARYFKNKYDHVFTVSPADEVPETVEWLSRILSEERGIEIASPALEATEFVVAGIRMAYVFYESGLSINAMYTLDDAGKRAVGFKLCEGMEVPAELAAFKFARQKSKLAGVIRGSFFVIKGEY; this is encoded by the coding sequence ATGCCCTACGCCGTCGACTTCGTGAACGTCTCCACCACGGGCCTCGAATCGTCCCCGTTCGCGGATGCCCTCGCCGGCCTCCGCGCCAACGAGGCCCGTTATTTCAAGAACAAGTACGACCACGTGTTCACGGTCTCCCCCGCCGATGAGGTGCCGGAGACCGTCGAGTGGCTGAGCCGCATCCTCTCGGAGGAGCGGGGCATCGAGATCGCCTCCCCTGCGCTGGAGGCGACCGAGTTCGTCGTGGCGGGCATCCGCATGGCATACGTGTTCTACGAGTCGGGGCTCTCGATCAACGCGATGTACACGCTCGACGATGCGGGCAAACGCGCCGTCGGCTTCAAGCTCTGCGAGGGCATGGAGGTGCCGGCCGAACTCGCCGCGTTCAAGTTCGCGAGGCAGAAGTCGAAGCTCGCCGGGGTCATCCGGGGCTCCTTCTTCGTGATCAAGGGCGAGTACTGA
- a CDS encoding dihydrofolate reductase family protein, producing the protein MPARLVYWMNVSLDLFIERTTGEQGGGDWLRIDEQLHREFNARARALSAMVEGRVIYETMEAYWPAARDDASLSDVLREYGEIWTSAPKVLVSRTRDHADHNTRVVGGDDAIDQLARLRAESTGDIGVGGATLATQLLEAGILDELLLFTHPAVLGTGRPLFDAHERVIELDLLEHAVFDSGVTMHRYAVRGASQAR; encoded by the coding sequence ATGCCCGCTCGACTCGTGTACTGGATGAACGTCTCGCTCGACCTGTTCATCGAGCGGACCACGGGCGAGCAGGGCGGCGGCGACTGGCTGCGCATCGACGAACAGCTGCATCGCGAGTTCAACGCTCGGGCACGCGCCCTGTCGGCGATGGTCGAGGGCAGGGTGATCTACGAGACCATGGAGGCGTACTGGCCCGCTGCGCGCGATGACGCGTCGCTCTCCGACGTGCTGCGCGAGTACGGCGAGATCTGGACCTCGGCACCCAAGGTGCTCGTGTCACGCACCCGGGATCACGCTGACCACAACACGCGCGTGGTCGGCGGAGACGACGCGATCGACCAGCTCGCCCGGTTGCGCGCCGAGTCCACGGGCGACATCGGGGTGGGAGGCGCGACGCTGGCGACGCAGCTGCTGGAGGCGGGCATCCTCGACGAGCTGCTGCTCTTCACCCACCCGGCCGTCCTGGGCACGGGCCGGCCGCTGTTCGACGCGCACGAGCGCGTGATCGAGCTCGACCTTCTCGAGCATGCCGTGTTCGACAGCGGGGTCACGATGCACCGCTACGCCGTTCGCGGTGCATCGCAGGCGCGCTGA
- a CDS encoding YbhB/YbcL family Raf kinase inhibitor-like protein: protein MSLAELVATPLGWLLRGRRADPSRSVQFADELAGAGILTVSSTSFDDGAAIARKHSGVGRGQNVSPELHWSGMPEGTRQVLVIIEDPDVPLALPVVHTIALVDPAGDPDGDFGDATSGSLREGALTVGNLRVQYVPAFRDRVGYQGPRPLPGHGVHHYGFHVYALDTVLDADALAGLDALLPQAAGHVLAAGVLTGWQRG from the coding sequence ATGTCACTGGCCGAACTCGTCGCCACACCGCTCGGCTGGCTGCTGCGCGGCAGGAGGGCGGACCCGAGCCGCAGCGTGCAGTTCGCCGACGAGCTCGCGGGCGCCGGCATCCTCACCGTCAGCTCCACGTCGTTCGATGACGGCGCCGCTATCGCGCGCAAGCACTCGGGCGTCGGCCGTGGCCAGAACGTGTCGCCCGAGCTGCACTGGAGCGGGATGCCCGAGGGCACACGGCAGGTGCTCGTGATCATCGAAGACCCGGACGTTCCGCTCGCGCTGCCCGTCGTGCACACGATCGCGCTCGTCGACCCCGCAGGAGACCCCGACGGTGACTTCGGGGATGCGACGAGCGGTTCGCTGCGCGAGGGCGCGCTCACGGTCGGCAATCTCCGCGTGCAGTACGTGCCGGCGTTCCGCGACAGGGTCGGGTACCAGGGACCGCGGCCGCTGCCCGGGCACGGCGTGCATCATTACGGGTTCCACGTGTACGCGCTCGACACGGTGCTGGATGCCGACGCCCTCGCCGGTCTCGACGCGCTGCTTCCGCAGGCGGCCGGCCACGTGCTCGCCGCCGGAGTGCTCACCGGGTGGCAGCGCGGCTGA
- a CDS encoding TMEM175 family protein, with translation MRSSRLEAFSDGVLAIVITVMVLGLAVPKGETFTALWHTTGLGLLTYLLSFIYIGIYWNNHHHLFQLHPQVGGGVLWANLHLLFWLSLYPFTTAWLTETRVALVPTVIYGVNLLGAAIAYSILQAVIIRRPGGQRLREALGRDVKGWISPFLYVLGIGLAFVVPWLGLVPYIAVAVLWLIPDRRIERYIQAHPNDEE, from the coding sequence ATGCGGTCATCACGACTCGAGGCGTTCAGCGACGGCGTGCTCGCCATCGTCATCACGGTCATGGTGCTCGGTCTCGCCGTGCCGAAGGGCGAGACGTTCACCGCGCTGTGGCACACAACGGGCCTCGGTCTGCTGACCTATCTGCTGAGCTTCATCTACATCGGCATCTACTGGAACAACCACCACCATCTGTTCCAGCTGCACCCGCAGGTGGGCGGCGGCGTGCTGTGGGCCAACCTGCATCTGCTGTTCTGGCTCTCGCTGTACCCGTTCACGACGGCCTGGCTCACGGAGACCCGGGTGGCCCTTGTGCCGACCGTCATCTACGGGGTGAACCTGCTCGGTGCCGCGATCGCGTACTCCATCCTGCAGGCGGTGATCATCAGACGTCCCGGCGGTCAGCGACTGCGCGAGGCGCTGGGCCGCGACGTGAAGGGCTGGATCTCGCCGTTCCTCTACGTGCTCGGCATCGGCCTCGCGTTCGTGGTGCCGTGGCTCGGCCTCGTGCCCTACATCGCGGTGGCCGTTCTGTGGCTCATTCCCGACCGGCGCATCGAGCGTTACATCCAGGCACACCCGAACGACGAAGAGTGA